Proteins from a genomic interval of Desulfuromonas thiophila:
- a CDS encoding DUF6178 family protein, whose amino-acid sequence MTRRRQGHLPSVNASLAHQIQALQTRSARQKYQYLLDQQQPEELVQALPAQDLYLLLKELGPLDVPELVGLASGAQLTCCIDLDCWRGDQFDSRQGWLWLELLAQQDEQQQLRLLEEMDFDALVLLLKGHLHIVHGLEAWDEDNNDAPPQRPGQIYECRYAGEEQARLLEGLQDLLFRERRSFFLQLMEAVRHETRLTLTEEVYQLRSGRLGDLGFYEPVEARLLRAWLDPASFRPQDFDKTADPLWSRQTALPEAPLFILTAARPQDLLAEVLSGGLTPALHSELALLLNRAMSADQVDVGDPVAVRQSLEDVYHYLNIALGHLAGSAADTATELFGRLYLQSLYRLGFCLTERLARQARSLRRSCLGPWFDPPALALLTALDQPKPRLYAALIDPVHADMRPFTTCSQLQLVQRELDTLQALQQLFSRQPPFALPVPTEWDLCDCQPPQANEVGLAQLFLTALANRLLGEAFAPVPLALVALEPLHQRLTASAGAFEALWQQSRQQFEQQQPGTGVFVDYAFRLLQQEFCPLAPADLKPAFITAFVLRLS is encoded by the coding sequence ATGACCCGCCGTCGCCAAGGGCACTTGCCATCGGTTAATGCGTCGCTGGCTCATCAGATTCAGGCGCTGCAGACGCGCAGCGCCCGCCAGAAATACCAGTATCTGCTCGATCAGCAGCAGCCTGAAGAACTGGTGCAGGCGTTGCCGGCGCAGGATCTGTATTTGTTGCTCAAGGAGCTTGGTCCCCTTGATGTACCCGAGTTGGTTGGCCTGGCCAGTGGCGCTCAGTTGACCTGCTGTATTGATCTGGACTGCTGGCGGGGAGATCAGTTTGACAGCCGTCAGGGCTGGCTGTGGTTGGAGCTGCTGGCGCAACAGGATGAGCAACAGCAGTTGCGCCTGCTGGAAGAGATGGATTTTGACGCGCTGGTGCTGCTGCTGAAGGGCCATCTGCATATCGTGCACGGGCTGGAGGCCTGGGACGAAGACAACAATGACGCGCCGCCGCAGCGGCCTGGTCAGATCTACGAATGTCGCTATGCCGGCGAGGAGCAGGCCCGTCTGCTCGAAGGGCTGCAGGACCTGTTGTTTCGCGAGCGGCGCTCCTTTTTTCTGCAGCTGATGGAGGCGGTGCGCCACGAGACGCGCCTGACGCTGACCGAGGAGGTCTATCAGCTGCGCTCCGGCCGGCTGGGTGATCTGGGTTTCTACGAGCCGGTTGAGGCGCGACTGCTGCGTGCCTGGCTTGATCCGGCCAGCTTCCGGCCGCAGGATTTTGACAAGACCGCCGATCCGCTGTGGTCTCGGCAGACGGCTCTGCCCGAGGCGCCGCTCTTTATCCTGACGGCGGCACGGCCGCAGGATCTGCTGGCCGAGGTGCTGTCTGGCGGTCTCACACCGGCACTGCACAGCGAACTGGCGCTGCTGCTCAATCGTGCCATGAGCGCCGATCAGGTGGATGTCGGTGATCCGGTCGCGGTGCGCCAGAGTCTGGAGGATGTCTACCACTATCTCAACATCGCCTTGGGTCATCTGGCCGGCAGTGCCGCCGATACGGCGACCGAGCTGTTTGGCCGGCTGTATCTGCAGTCTCTCTACCGGTTGGGCTTTTGTCTGACGGAGCGCTTGGCGCGGCAGGCCCGCAGCCTGCGACGTTCCTGCCTTGGTCCCTGGTTCGATCCGCCGGCGTTGGCCCTGCTGACAGCCCTTGATCAGCCCAAGCCGCGTCTGTACGCCGCCCTGATCGACCCGGTGCACGCCGATATGCGGCCCTTCACCACCTGTAGCCAGCTGCAGCTGGTTCAGCGTGAGCTGGATACCTTGCAGGCCCTGCAGCAGCTGTTCAGCCGCCAGCCACCCTTCGCCTTGCCCGTGCCGACAGAATGGGATCTGTGTGACTGTCAGCCGCCCCAGGCGAACGAGGTCGGGCTGGCCCAGCTGTTCCTCACGGCGCTGGCCAATCGGCTACTGGGGGAGGCGTTTGCGCCAGTACCGCTAGCGCTGGTCGCGCTGGAACCGCTGCACCAGCGTCTGACGGCATCGGCAGGAGCGTTTGAGGCGCTGTGGCAGCAGAGCCGGCAGCAGTTCGAACAGCAGCAGCCCGGAACTGGAGTCTTTGTCGATTATGCCTTCCGGCTGCTGCAGCAGGAATTCTGCCCCCTGGCACCAGCCGATCTGAAACCGGCCTTCATCACGGCTTTTGTGCTACGGCTGTCTTGA